The Canis aureus isolate CA01 chromosome 24, VMU_Caureus_v.1.0, whole genome shotgun sequence genome includes a window with the following:
- the LOC144295956 gene encoding serine protease 52-like isoform X1 — translation MKGWRDGRALLLLPVTLLLFWAHSSPATTCGQIKSRKPEKSETLEITGGEPADLNDFPWQVSILYNRRHLCGGSILSQWWILTAAHCFINKSESALEIMHGERIIGIKNLKRMKVDKLIIHPYFDSWFLNHDIALLLLKSPFKLGANIIPICLSEVTDIQKWRNCWVTGWGINIPTQSMTEELHKVNIDLVKWEICSQLMPMLTRNMMCAGNIQEGKDACQGDSGGPLVCQKKDNQSIWYQLGIVSWGVGCGEKRLPGVYTKVSNYLLWINVETTLSGKPYMHDPDCGYSFLLSPWTILLLHFVILLLPL, via the exons cGACATGCGGccaaataaaaagtagaaagccTGAGAAGTCAGAAACTTTGGAAATAACAGGTGGGGAACCTGCAGACTTGAATGATTTTCCATGGCAGGTGAGTATTCTTTACAACAGGAGACATCTCTGTGGAGGATCGATCCTCAGCCAGTGGTGGATTTTAACCGCAGCCCATTGCTTCATAAACAAAAGTGA atctGCCTTGGAGATTATGCATGGTGAAAGAATCATTGGCATCAAGAACTTGAAGAGGATGAAAGTGGACAAGCTAATTATTCACCCTTATTTTGACAGCTGGTTCTTGAATCATGACATTGCTTTGCTTTTGCTCAAATCTCCATTTAAGTTGGGTGCCAACATAATACCTATCTGCCTTTCAGAGGTCACTGACATACAGAAATGGAGAAACTGCTGGGTGACTGGATGGGGCATTAACA TTCCTACACAAAGTATGACTGAAGAGCTGCACAAAGTCAACATCGACCTGGTCAAATGGGAAATATGTTCCCAACTTATGCCTATGCTCACCAGGAACATGATGTGTGCTGGGAACATTCAAGAAGGGAAAGATGCCTGCCAG GGTGACAGTGGAGGGCCTCTGGTTTGCCAGAAAAAAGACAACCAAAGCATATGGTACCAGCTGGGCATTGTCAGCTGGGGAGTGGGCTGTGGCGAAAAGAGACTGCCTGGAGTGTATACGAAGGTGTCTAATTATCTGCTATGGATTAACGTAGAGACCACGCTGTCAGGAAAGCCTTATATGCATGATCCAGACTGTGGGTACAGTTTTCTTCTATCACCCTGGACCATCTTATTACTGCATTTTGTGATACTTCTATTACCCCTATGA
- the LOC144295956 gene encoding serine protease 52-like isoform X2, giving the protein MKGWRDGRALLLLPVTLLLFWAHSSPATTCGQIKSRKPEKSETLEITGGEPADLNDFPWQVSILYNRRHLCGGSILSQWWILTAAHCFINKSESALEIMHGERIIGIKNLKRMKVDKLIIHPYFDSWFLNHDIALLLLKSPFKLGANIIPICLSEVTDIQKWRNCWVTGWGINIPTQSMTEELHKVNIDLVKWEICSQLMPMLTRNMMCAGNIQEGKDACQRRLSTFLKREGKAVFKKIGVFIQVCLKQNSLSCEKQQNKTERRNLFCIHSEREEQRMKRGSLCWLSMAASEQDSLATI; this is encoded by the exons cGACATGCGGccaaataaaaagtagaaagccTGAGAAGTCAGAAACTTTGGAAATAACAGGTGGGGAACCTGCAGACTTGAATGATTTTCCATGGCAGGTGAGTATTCTTTACAACAGGAGACATCTCTGTGGAGGATCGATCCTCAGCCAGTGGTGGATTTTAACCGCAGCCCATTGCTTCATAAACAAAAGTGA atctGCCTTGGAGATTATGCATGGTGAAAGAATCATTGGCATCAAGAACTTGAAGAGGATGAAAGTGGACAAGCTAATTATTCACCCTTATTTTGACAGCTGGTTCTTGAATCATGACATTGCTTTGCTTTTGCTCAAATCTCCATTTAAGTTGGGTGCCAACATAATACCTATCTGCCTTTCAGAGGTCACTGACATACAGAAATGGAGAAACTGCTGGGTGACTGGATGGGGCATTAACA TTCCTACACAAAGTATGACTGAAGAGCTGCACAAAGTCAACATCGACCTGGTCAAATGGGAAATATGTTCCCAACTTATGCCTATGCTCACCAGGAACATGATGTGTGCTGGGAACATTCAAGAAGGGAAAGATGCCTGCCAG aggcgACTCAGCACATTTttgaagagagagggaaaagctgtATTCAAAAAGATCGGTGTTTTTATACAAGTTTGCCTAAAGCAGAATTCCTTGAGCtgtgaaaaacaacaaaataaaacagaaaggagaaatctTTTCTGCatacatagtgaaagggaagaacaGAGAATGAAAAGAGGTTCTCTGTGCTGGCTTTCAATGGCTGCATCAGAACAGGACAGCTTGGCCACCATCTGA
- the LOC144295956 gene encoding serine protease 52-like isoform X3, with amino-acid sequence MAGEYSLQQETSLWRIDPQPVVDFNRSPLLHKQKSALEIMHGERIIGIKNLKRMKVDKLIIHPYFDSWFLNHDIALLLLKSPFKLGANIIPICLSEVTDIQKWRNCWVTGWGINIPTQSMTEELHKVNIDLVKWEICSQLMPMLTRNMMCAGNIQEGKDACQGDSGGPLVCQKKDNQSIWYQLGIVSWGVGCGEKRLPGVYTKVSNYLLWINVETTLSGKPYMHDPDCGYSFLLSPWTILLLHFVILLLPL; translated from the exons ATGGCAGGTGAGTATTCTTTACAACAGGAGACATCTCTGTGGAGGATCGATCCTCAGCCAGTGGTGGATTTTAACCGCAGCCCATTGCTTCATAAACAAAA atctGCCTTGGAGATTATGCATGGTGAAAGAATCATTGGCATCAAGAACTTGAAGAGGATGAAAGTGGACAAGCTAATTATTCACCCTTATTTTGACAGCTGGTTCTTGAATCATGACATTGCTTTGCTTTTGCTCAAATCTCCATTTAAGTTGGGTGCCAACATAATACCTATCTGCCTTTCAGAGGTCACTGACATACAGAAATGGAGAAACTGCTGGGTGACTGGATGGGGCATTAACA TTCCTACACAAAGTATGACTGAAGAGCTGCACAAAGTCAACATCGACCTGGTCAAATGGGAAATATGTTCCCAACTTATGCCTATGCTCACCAGGAACATGATGTGTGCTGGGAACATTCAAGAAGGGAAAGATGCCTGCCAG GGTGACAGTGGAGGGCCTCTGGTTTGCCAGAAAAAAGACAACCAAAGCATATGGTACCAGCTGGGCATTGTCAGCTGGGGAGTGGGCTGTGGCGAAAAGAGACTGCCTGGAGTGTATACGAAGGTGTCTAATTATCTGCTATGGATTAACGTAGAGACCACGCTGTCAGGAAAGCCTTATATGCATGATCCAGACTGTGGGTACAGTTTTCTTCTATCACCCTGGACCATCTTATTACTGCATTTTGTGATACTTCTATTACCCCTATGA